From the genome of Sediminibacter sp. Hel_I_10:
ATCCCACAAGAACTACAGCGATAAATTATCTACACAAACAGATTGGTATCTGGCATTAGCTTACCTAAAGGTCGATAAATTGAAGAACGCCAAAAGTTTACTACAAAACATTATTGCTCAAAAGTCTTTTAAATATAGGGATGCAGAAGCTATTCTCGAAAAATTAAAATAAATAAGTTTACCTTTTCATAAAGTGGTCATTAATAGAAAAGAGCCTATTAATGAATATACATTTAATGAAAACAACGCACTTAATTTTATGCCTCATAGCATTAATTTTTACAAATTGTAGCAAGAACGACGATAATGACACTGGCTCAGCAGGCACCCATATAGTCAATCAAGTTGCTTTTTTACTTTATGACGCAACCACGGATGCCGTAAGCTATTACCACAATGGCGAAGTTGTTCCTTTAAATTCAGATAACGGTGATGTCATTGTTAAGGATATTACAATTGATGCTAATACCGTTTATGCAGCCGGTAATCAAAAAATTAATGACATTTGGAACATAGCATTATGGAAAAATGGTGTCTTAGATACTAACACACCTACCTATTCAAACCATTGCTATGTTGAAGCCATAGCTATAGACAATGGAGATATCTACTTGGCTGGAAGACGAATATATGATGGCAATGTAATTGACGCTGCTTATTGGCGTGACAACACCTATAAGGTACTACCAAAAATTTCTGACAAATCCTTTGCCAATGACATTATGGTTAGTAATAGCTTAATCGCGGTTGCAGGATGGCATTCACAACCTTTGAGCCCAAGCACTGCTTCTGTCTGGGAAAACGATATATTATTTCATCCAAATGGATCTGAATTGGTTGGTAATATAGCTTACTGCTTATATAATAATGGTACAAACCCAATATATGGAGGATACAAAAGCATAGATGGGAGGTTTCAACCAACCGTTTGGGATAAAAATGGCGTTATTTTGACCTTCGCGTTAGCGCAAGGTAAAAGTGGTCAAATAGGTAAAATCACCAACTTTCAAAATGATATTTACACCCTTCTAATTACCAGCCAATTAGTTAACGGAAATCAAACAAGAGCGGTAGAGTTGTGGAAAAATGGACTATTTCAGGAAACTTTAGTAGAAACTATTGACGGCACTGTCAGAGCCTTGTTTTTAGAAGAAGTAAATAATGACCTTTATTACGCTGCAAGTTCAGAAACTGCGATTGTGTTTAAAACCTTTGAAAACACCCTTGACATCCCCATAGAATTAGACGGGAAGACTATATTCCGCATTGAGAAATGAATTAAGCGTTCTATACCTAACGATAAAAAAATTAATCATGAAAAATACATATTTCTTTTTTAGCGCATTTACTTTTACAGTAGTGCTTTCATTTTCTCAAAACGTAACATTTTCAGAAAAAATTTTAACACCAGGCGAAGAATTTAGTAGTGTCTTTGGGGTATCTGTAGACATACAAGAATCCGTCCTTGTTGGCTCTGATCCTTCAGACCTTAATGGGGCAGTACCAAGTACTGGGGCAGCTTATATATACAGAAAAAACAATAATGGCAATTTTGAATTTGAACAAAAACTTAAAGCTCCTTTATTAGAGGCAGGGGATGTTTATGGCACAGATGTAGCCATAAACGGTGATTTTATTGCTGTAGGTTCTTCGAGGTACGAATTTGCCAATACGACCAGTGGCTTACCAATTGTAAATAAGGCTGGTGCTGTATTTTTGTATAAATATAATACGAATACTAGTCAGTGGGATTTAGTCAACCAAATTTTTGCCCCTACCCGCTTATTATTTCACGAGTTTGGATGGCGATTATTAATCACAGATACACAACTATTTATTTCTGAAATATATTATAAGAATACTAGTGTTAATGCTCTTAGAACTGGCAAAGTTCATATTTACGATTACGATAATGATGGAAACGTGACCTATAACCAAGGGGTTGATAATCCTGAGCCCACTTCTCACGATTTTTTCGGTTCTGAAATAGCTCTATCTGGAAACACTTTAGCTGTGGGTGCAAGAGGAGAACAACTAGATGAAAACGGAACTAATCAACTTACTAATGCTGGCGCCGTTTATATATTTGAAAAAGATGATCTAGGTTTTTATAACCTGCAACAAAAAATTCTTCCTAATCCAAGAGTAGCTTTTGCCAATTTTGGAGAGGGACTTGATATCTACAACAACACCTTGGCCGTTGGCGCCGTTGGTGAAGTAAGTATGGTTCCAGGAACAAGCGACGTAGCTGACTGTGGTGTGGCATACATATTTAAAAAAATTGGTTCAACCTGGTCCCAAACTGCATCGATAATACCTCCAACAGTTGAGTTCAACGCCAATTACGGCTCCTCAATAAACTTAAAAGATAACATCGTCTTTATTGGTTATGAGGGCGGCCGAGTGCCATACAATGGTTCTACTAGAAATTCTGGATTAGTAGAACAAATAACTCTAGATAACAGTGGTCAAGTAACCAATAAATTTACTATCGCGCCGCCATTTCCAGACACTACTAATGAGTTCGGTTACATCACGTCATGGGACGGAAATCAATTGGCTGTTGGGGTGTATGCAGATCGAGGAGATATAGATGGAAATTTAATTCTTTCTGGTACTGTTAGTCCAGGAGCTATTTATGTTTATGACACTAATGCCACTTTATCAACTAACGCTTTTTCTTCAGTAAAGCTCAAAGTTACGAATCCTGTGAAAGAGGAGATTACCGTTTTTAACTTGAAAGAAAAGGCAAATTATACTTTATACGATTTATATGGAAAATTAATCCTGCAGGGAAATATAATAACCTCAAATCCCAGCATCGATTTGTCTCTGATTACGAATGGAATTTACTTATTAAGTATTCACTCTAAAAACTCACCACAAGATTTTAAAATTATAAAAAAGTAATTTTTAAAACATAAACTATAAATTAATTAAAATGAAAAAAGCGTTGTTTATTTTGGGCATATTTACAATTACGCTATTTAGCTGTAGCAGTGATGATGATGGCACAGAACCTTCACAAACATTAAAACTTACAAAGGTTAACAAAGGTTTAGATACATCTGAAATTTCTTATTTAGAAAACGAAAAACCGCAAGCCATTATAAATCCAGACAATACCATTATACCCATCAATTACAATAGTGATAGTAATGTTATTTTGTTTAATGAAGACACCTATACTTACGACGCGTCTGGTAGAATAGCTAACATAACCAACGCACGTGGTGAGTCTGAATTTACCTATGACAGCCAAGGGCGCATTATAACACAAGAAGTACTTCAATATGACAATAATAACCTTACCATTAATATGGAAGACTTGCGCTTTATATACAACTTCACTTATAATAACGAAAGTCAACTCACAGAAGTCACTAGTATAGATAATATTGATCCTAATATTATTTCGGTACCAGATATTACAAAATCAAAATTTACTTACAATGCTAATGGACAACTAATAAAACAAGACACAGAAACGTCTTTTGATAATGGTGCTACATTCAGTCCAGATTTGACGATTGATATAATTTATGATACATCTAAAAACCCTTTAAGACTATTTTACAATAGTATGGGTGTAACGTCTAATTTTACGCCTTTTTATTCTAGCAATTTAGATATACAATTAACAGTAGGTATAGGTAATGGCACAGGTACCCTGTATTATATATCTAAAAATAGCCCATTAAATGTGGTTCGTACTAACATTAGCCCTACCGGAAATATTTCTAGAACAACAACTTTTAATTATCAATTGGATGGAGATTACCCAGTTAATGGAGAAAGGACATTTATTGCTAATCCACAAGTCTTCCCACCATCTACTACACAACTCTCTTGGGAATACACTACAGATTAAAACATCTACATTTTTGTAAACATTAATACCAAAACTAATGATACCAGTACTTTTCAAATCAAAACTAATTCTCTTACTTATACCTTTTTTAACTTTTGCAGCATGCAGTAAAGATGAAGATGTTCCCACAACCAAAATACCTACTGTAAACTATTCTGTCTCTACTTTTGATGCTACCTTTTTTCAAGCAGGCACCTCAAGCGCTCCTTCAATACACTGGAATGGTAGCCAAGGTAGTTTTGCCATGGCAGCACCCTTAACAGGATCAAGTATTAACACCGTAAATGGTGTCATGAGCTGGGATAAAACTTTACCTATTGGTACACACGACTTACAAGTTATCGTTACAAATAGCGCTGGACAAACTACAGCAAACATAAGTATAAAAAACCCTTTTCAAGGTGTTTTTACTGGTACTATCGAAGATGGTAATACTAATTATTTTGAAGTTGAATTTTTCTCAGATGGAACTGTCATTGTAAGAACTGAAGACTCAGGTAGTCCACCAACAGCAAATGGGACATGGACAAAAAATGGTACAACAGTAATGGTAGACCTTACCAATCCCGAGAATAATATCCAAGTATCATTATCTGGTACTTTAAGCGTTGGAACAACCGCTTTTTATGTTGGCCAATGGCATAATGGCCATGGTGCAAATGATTCCCAAGGTGATTTTGAAGTGACTTTAATTAATTCATCAACAAACAATTAAAACAAATTTATTATGAAAAAAATAGTATTTATATTAATCCTAACATCGTCCACTTTATTTAGTTGCAGTAAAGATGATACCAACGAAAATGCAAGTACTAACGATACCTTTTCAGATTTATCAAACATTTCTGGTGATGAAGGTAGCAGAATTGAGGTTACTCAAAATGACGAAGATCTTGTTTTTACTGGCTCTAATGTATTGGGCTGGGGAGGTGCTTCGCTATTAAATTTAAACTACTCTAAAAACTTACGATTACTACACGATGATTTCGAAACTTTATACCTAACGTTTTCTGTACCAAGTAATCTCGATTTTATAGAAGCAGCTGTTGGCTCACATGGTTTAAGTGGCTCCACATTACAATTAATAGATACCGAAAACTTAGATAGTGTTATTGTTGAGATGTACACTACAGAAAATCAGGAACGAAATCAATTTTTGGGCACATTAGAAATAAGAAGAAATGTATCTTATCTTAATGATGTACTGGATATGGTAGGTAGTTTCGAGATTACTAGAGACGGACAAATCATCAAAGGTTTATTTTGGAAAAAAGAGGTTGCCAACTGGTAATTAATTTCTATTTAATATATGAAACGTCTTAATTAACTTTAAGGCGTTTTTTAATTGACCAACCCAAAATTAGCATGACTACCAAAACCAAACCTACATACCACCAATAATTTGTTGAAGCAACAATGGCAGAAGTATCACCCGTGAGCACAAACCCCGCCCAATAGTAAGGGTGTTTCAGGTTATGATCGTCAGTAGTTTTCAAATAGTCTAATTTGGCATTTTTTAAGGCAATATGCTTTTCCTGTCCCAATTTTAAATACTCGTAAAACCGCTTCATTATAATTGAAGTCTCCTTATCTGGCACCCGCCATAAACTTGTTACCGTAGCCTTACTACCAGCATATTGAAATGCTCTTGACAAACTCAAAACGCCCTCTACTGGGTCAATTTCCCCATAGGCCGTATTACACGCACTCAATGTTGTTAGCTCTGCCGATAAATTGAGATTGTACACCTCGTTTAAACTCAGATAGTCCTCCTCTGTCTCACCAGTAAACAGAAGCATGGCATCCTTATTATTTTGTGAATCACCTTCTACAGCATGCATGGCAAGATGTAATACCGAAAATTCATTGGCATGTTCTGTAAAATGTTGTTTTGTTGCCTTTCTATCTGCAAAAAGAGTTCCTTTAAATAATTTAGAAATATATACCGCTTCTTCAAAGGCATCGGGCAATTGATAATTTCCCGAACGTTCTAGATCAGCAACTATTCTGCTTTTGGACACCTTTTCATCATTATTGTAATTTGGAGCGTAAGCAGCAAAGGTCGCCGAATTACTAACATCATTATTGTGTCCGTCCAAAATTAAAGATGTATTATAGCTAATTACCTTATTAGATTTCGAAAACTCATCAAAAAATGTTTCAAATGGTAAATAGTTTAATTCCTCATGCGGAATGATTCTCAAATTCCTATATGGTTCAATACCTGAAACTAATGGGGTCAAAAAGCTATTTAAAGACATCACGATTTTTGATATATCTTGATTGGCCTTAATTTGGCTGATATAAATATCTGTTAAGTTTTTTACATTTTCTCGAGGGCCCAACACAACAAATTTTAATTCCCTATTTGATATAAGATAAGCATAACAGTGCTTTTCGGTAAGGTAAAATCGTACGCTAATCGTATCATCATCCAAATTCGCACGATAAGATGATAAATCAAAGTTTGGAGAAGTATAAAAGACGTAATCGGGATAATCCTCTTTAATTTTCTCACTGAGACTGTCTTTTTTATTTAAAAGCTTGATATAAGTGTTTTGCTCTTTTAGTTTAGGGTTCAACTCCTCTTGGAGATATTGATTTGTAAGATTTAAAATCTTTCTGGATATCAGGTTCCGTTGATTAGTAAGTGAATTTAGCGCATCATTTTCATTCAATATGATATTACTATTGGCATTTTTCTGTAACATTTCTAAAGAATGATTACTTTCCAAAAATTTAATGATCAGATGGTCATTTTCCGTACCTGCTGTTCTGGTAGACAAAATACCTGCATTTATTTTCTGTAATTGACTAACCTCCTTTGGATTAAACCACTGGTTCTGCTTAAATGCATTTAACAAGGAAGCCGAGAGTAAGTAAAATTGATTGGCCTTTTTAAGTGAATAACTTGGATGGGATTGAGAATGCTCCTGTAATAACGTGGCTATTTTTAACATTCGTGCAATTGTTTTTTCATTAGCTAAAACATCCTGAGGCACCTTTTTTTCTGATAGAAATTTTTGAATATTCTTTATGTTAGAAGCTTCCAAATGATTGTTGAGTAATGAATCTACACGGTTATATTTTTCTTCTGAAAGAAACTGTTCCAAATAAAAAATTTGAGCGTCCCTTATATCATCCATGGCTTTGAGATCATTGGCCAATACTCGATATTTATTTAAATAATATCTTGCACTGTCTCTTTTTGATGCGCTGTTAAAATAAGATATCATACCGCGATACGCATTTAAAGGATTAATACGGTTGTCATATTCAAAACCGTCAATCAACCTCATACTTTTATGATAAGCCTCTGAAATTTCAGGATTGACTTCATTTGTTTTGGCTTTTAGCATAGCGAGTCGCTCAAACGCCAATCGACGGTTATGAACCGCTAAAAAATGCTCATGTGTATTGGGGGGAAATCGTTGTAAGGCCTTGATATAGTAAACTGAAGAATTTTTAAATTCAGAATTAAAATTTTCTACATCATTAACTTCCGAATAAAAATAGAGTTTACGATCTGTAAGCAACATATGATCAATGATGTCTTGAGGCTCCATGTATTTTTCGTAAAGCTCTAAGAAAATTTTAGCCTTACCAAAATCGCCCATGGTCATATAAATAGTGGACATCATTCCCAATAAATCTGATTTATACACATTATACCAAGGAATGTCATCATGCGTTTCCTCCACAAGTTTTTCAGAAATTGCTAATATTTTTTTCTGAAGATTTCCGTCTCCCAAAAGACTTGCACAATCTAAATACCCAACATAAGTACTTATTTCACCTGTTTTCAAAAAACCCAGTTCATCAGGGTCAGTCGTTAAGTCAACTTGCGCGCTCATGAGTTCAAGAAAAGGAATAAAGCTCTTTTCTATTGCCAAATCACACTGTCCAGAATAATTTAACGCACTTCCTAAATAAGAATAGGCCTCTAAAAGCTGTATTTTGTTATGTCCTTTATCTTGTTCACATATTGCTATAAATTCCTCGATGGATGCTATTGTTTTTTCATGGTTATTGCGATCCATGTAAAAATCCCAAGCCAATCGGTAAAGCTCATAAGCATAATCAGATGTCTTGTGAGCGACCTTTTGGTAACTTTGAAAAACACTATCTAGTAAAATCTCTTGTGAATTGGAACTCAAACCTAAGTCTTGCCAATTTTTGAACTTTTTAAACAGCGCACTAGTTTTAACGATATTTAAGCTATCTTGACTAGTATCCAATTCTGATTTCGGTTGAATTACCTCAACGGGCGTAGGCTCAACGTTTTGTTCAAGGTCTTTCTTTTTACAATTGTATAATACGCTAAGTAATGCAAAACATATAATGGCAAAACGTATCTGATGTATAATTTTCATGAAATTGACTTAACTATTACTGAATCAGTAATTTCAACACTAAAGTAAGTTTTTTTTAGATTTTAAATGGTTTGGTAATGACCAAATTTCAATAGCTCTTCCAGATTTAAATTCTAACTTTGTACTATAAAGATTATCCCATGTTCGACACGCTCATTATTGGAGGAGGCGCTGCAGGAATGTCTTGTGCTCTGGTGCTTGGCTCAGCAAAACCTAAAGCCTTCGCTACAAACAAATATATTGGTATCATTATGCATCAGCGCGCTTCTCATCTGCAAAGCGCACTTTTTAATAATGTGCTAGGTCTTGCTGCCGGCACTCTAGGGTCTGAGATCTTAGAGAACGGTAAAACACAACTCAAAACCTTATATCCTCACGTAAATCAGATTGAAAAGGAAAAAGTAAAGTCTGTTTTTAAAACTCCTAAAGGGTTTACCATAATCACCAATAAAAATACTTACCAATCTAAAATAGTGGTTATTGCCGTGGGTTACACCAACCTTGTCAATATTGACGGACTCCAATCTTATTTAGAACCACACCCAAGAACAGCCATTGAAAAGGAACGTATCTGGCTAAAAAACGAAGATCATTTGGTAGATGACGGACTCTATGTTGCAGGAACTATGGCGGGTTGGCGCAGTCAATTTGCTATTGCCGCCGGGAGTGGTGCCCAAGTAGCCACCGATATTTTAACGCTTTGGAACAATGGCAAGCATGCCAAAATTCACGATAAAGTCTAGATTAGTAATACCTCACCTGAAAAAAAATACCTATTATGAAAACAAATAAAGTTGCTTTGGTTACTGGCGGAAGTCGTGGATTAGGCAAAAACATTGCCCTAAAGCTCTCTCAAAAGGGCATAGATGTCATCATTACTTACCACTCCAGCTCTTCTGCTGCAGATGATATTGTAAGTGAAATTGAATCCAACGGACAAAAAGCAACTGCTTTTCAATTAGATACCACCAATATAAATAGTTTTGATGCCTTTGTCGAGAAACTGTCTTCTTATCTTTCTGAAGTTTACGGCAATCCGCGCTTAGATATTTTGATCAACAATGCAGGGACCGGAATCTACAAACCCTTTTTAGAAACTACAGAAAACGATTTTGATGAAATGGTCAACATCCATTTTAAAGGGGTGTATTTTTTAACTCAAAAATTGGTTCCAGTGCTTAATGACGGCGGACGAATTATTAATATTTCTTCAGGCTTGGCAAGATTCTCCCTTCCTAATTCCTCTGCTTATGCTTCGGCTAAAAGTGCCGTAGAGACCTTTACCAAATACTTAGCTAAAGAGTTAGCGCATCGTAAAATTGCAGCTAACGTGGTAGCTCCTGGAGCGGTAGCTACAGATTTTGGCGGTGGCGAAAATAAAACAAACGAGAAAAAAATTGATATTATTTCTAGCAATACCGCTTTAGGCCGCGTAGGAGAGCCTGAGGATATTGGTGGGGTCGTTGCTTTTTTATGTACCGAAGACGCCTATTGGATCAACGGACAGCGTATTGAGGTTTCTGGAGGAATTATGCTTTAAATTTCACGATGTCGTAATTACCTTTCGTTTTCCTTTTGAAAAGAATTGTTCGGTTTCGGTTTACTCCTCTACGTCTTCCTCTTCGAAAATGTGAAGGCCAAAATCCTTTGCGCCACGGCTTAATAAAATGACTTCCTCTATCATCTCGTCGTCTTCATTAAGAATCTTTTCAGCTACGGTAGAGCCGTAGAGTTGAGCACCTAACTCAGATTTGATCATGCGCCGTATTTGGTCATGATAAGCCACAAAGGTCAAATTGGTTTGCTCTTTAAGATTAAGATAATCTTGAAATTTTAAAATGACATCATCGGTGATATAGAAATTTTGGATGTACTCTTTAGCATCCAATCCATCATAAACCTGACGGTCACGATCCAATTCCTCAAATACAAAGTTGCTCATATACCCCCGACGTTTAATGTAATTCAACGTTTCATTTTGTGCCGATGTATTGAGTGGAATAAAAATATCAGGAATGATACCTCCTCCTCCATAGACCACTTTGCCTTTTGGTGTTGTAAATTTTAGAGAATCTGCAATTTTCATGCTTTCGGGATGGTCTAATTCTCCGCTACTTAATCGTTTATAATAATCACTATAATACTCTTTGTTATTTCCCAAATCATAAGGTCGCTGTATCGAACGACCTGTAGGTGTATAATATCTTGAGACAGTAAGACGGATGGCGCTTCCATCACCAAGGGACATTTCGCGTTGCACCAAACCCTTTCCATAACTTCTTCGGCCAATAATGGTTCCCTTATCGTTATCCTGAAGAGCTCCAGCTACAATTTCACTTGCAGAAGCTGAACTTTCATTAATTAAAATGTACACCTCACCTTCTTCAAAATCGCCTTTTCCAGTTGCAAAGCTCTTTTCAATTTTACCCTTATTGTTTTTTGTAAATAAGATGAGCTTATCATCTTCTAAAAATTCATCCACAATCTGTTCTGCAATGCCCAAAAACCCTCCAGGATTATCGCGCAAATCCAAGGCTAATTTGGTGGCGCCCTGCTCTTGTAATTTATCTAATGCCTTTTTGAATTCTTTGTAAGTAGACTCCGCAAAGCGGTTGACTTTAATGTAACCCAAATTGTTAGTGAGCATATATGCAGCGTCAACACTCTTAATGGGTATAATACCTCGTTTCACCTTAAACTCTAGAAGTTTATCGACACCTTTTCTTTTAATTTTGAGTGTTACTTTGGAGCCCTCTTCCCCTTTTAACTTATCAATGATTTCATCATTGGTCCAATGGCCTCCAAAAATAGAATCTCCGTTTGCCATAATGATACGGTCTCCCCCCTTGATCCCTGCTTTATCACTAGGTCCACCAGATACGGGTCTAATTACAGTAACCGTATCTTTATAGGTATAGAAATTAATACCAATACCTACAAAATCACCTTTCATATTATTGGTAACTCGTTCTAAATCACTTTTGGGAATATACGTAGAGTGCGGGTCAAGGTTCTCTAAAATACCATTAACGGTAACATCAACAATACTATCCGTATTAACATCATCAACATACTCGTAGTCAATATAATCAATGAGACGGTTAAGTTTATCTTTTTTACTGTTGGTTGTAAATAAACGGTCTGAGATGTCTGTGAAATTCAATTTTCCGCCAATAAAAATACCCACCGCCATTGCGAGACCTAATAATAACGGTATGTATTTTTTGTGAAGTTTCATTTATGCGTTTACATCTTCAATGAGCTCTAATGCTATCCCTGCTTTTTCTAAAAATTGCAATCCAGAATTATCCTTATAATCCTGACTGTAGACCACTCTAATAATTCCTGCTTGGTGAATGAGCTTACTACACTCTTTACAAGGTGAAAGTGTAATATACAGTGTAGCACCTTTACAAGTTTGGGTAGAAGACGCTACTTTTAATATGGCGTTAGCCTCTGCGTGCAAGACATACCACTTGGTATAACCTTCGTCATCTTCGCAGTAATTCTCAAAGCCTGTTGGTGTACCATTATATCCATCTGAAATAATCATTCGGTCTTTTACAATAAGGGCTCCCACTTGTTTGCGCTTACAGTGTGATAATTTGCCCCACTCTTGCGCAATGCGCAAATAGGCCTTATCATATCTTAGTTGCTTTTTTTTTGGCATTGATCTCGTTTGATGGTCGGTATTTTTTCCGAAGAAAACACATTAATAACGATGTGACTTAGCACTTTCGCTAGCTTTCAAATGTAATAATTCTAAAACCTGTACGGTAGACTTTAGGAATTTGATAACGTTAAAATTTTATCAAAACGTATGCAGAAGTCTTAATGTAATCAAGAAAACACTTGACTGAGCAATAAAATGTGCAGAACAAAGCCCAAAACAATTGCAGAAATCACAATAACCCAATCCCGTTTAGAAAATCGAAATATGGTTTGACATAGAAAGCTGATGAACAAGATGATGAATACAATAACGATTTGACCTACCTCAATACCTAAACCCATTTCCAGTAGAGCCACAAATTTGTTTTCAGTATTAGAAACCATACGCTCAAAAACACCTACAAAACCAAGGCCATGGATGAGTCCAAAAAAGAGTGCTGCAAAAAACAGAAGTCCTACTTTATCACTTTGTGCTTTTTTTCCTGATGTAAAAATATTATAAACCGCTACAATCAAGATGGTAAGAGGAATGAGAAATGCGATCAATCGAGAATTTACATTAATCACGTTATAAGTAGTCAACCCTAAAGACACGCAATGGCCTAAAGTAAACACGGTGATGAGCATGAATACGCGTTTCCAATCCTTGAACAAATATGGGACAGTAAGCGCTACCAAGAACAGAATATGGTGGTAGGCATTTAGATTTAGGACGTGATAAACACCATCTTTAAAGTTTGACAAAAATGCGTCAATCATAGTAACATGGTTTGGGTTGAACCAAAGTTACGGCTTATAATTTAAGATGAAAACTATTTAACGTTACGCTATTGCCGTCTATTAGCCAAAAGTGGTGGTGGTTCGCCATTAAAAGGGTTCCATCTACTAATGGTTTTGGCCTCCATCCCAGCAGCATTAATAACCGCTCTATCTCCATAGCGCTCCCGCATTTTATCAATGGCCAGACTAAGATGAAGCAATTTTTCATCATCTTCAAATAAATGAATTTGATGCCCACCTTCTACCAAATGGCTAAATTTTACCCCAACCAATCGTACCAAAAGGCGGCGGTTATACAGCTTATTGTAGAGGTCTAAAACTATAGGAATAATGTTATGATCCATAGAACTATATGGAATACGCTGCTGTTGCGTGTGGGTTTGAAAGTCTGAATAACGAATCTTAAAGGTCACACATGCAGTTAATTTATTGCCACGACGTAATTGATAGGCCAAATTTTCGGCCATAGCAATAACGATGCCCTTTAATTTTAGAACATCTGTAGTATCCTTATTGAAGGTACGCTCTGTAGAAATTGATTTGCGTTCGTGGTACTGTATCACCGGACTATTATCTATTCCATTGGCTTTTTGCCAGATGGAAAGTCCGTTTTTACCCAAGACCTTTTGCATGAGTTCCATGGGCATTTCTTGTACGGTTCTAATTTGCTTGACCCCTAAATCACAGAGCGCTTTATAGGTAACATTACCAACCATGGGTATTTTCTTAACTGAAAGTGGCGCTAAAAACGGTTTTTCGTTACCTGAAAGAATCCTAATTTCATTATTGGGTTTCGCTTCTCCCGTTGCAATTTTAGATACCGTTTTATTGAGTGATAGCCCAAATGAAATGGGAAGTCCAGTTTCCTTGATAATACGTTGACGCAATTCTGAAGCC
Proteins encoded in this window:
- a CDS encoding S41 family peptidase is translated as MKLHKKYIPLLLGLAMAVGIFIGGKLNFTDISDRLFTTNSKKDKLNRLIDYIDYEYVDDVNTDSIVDVTVNGILENLDPHSTYIPKSDLERVTNNMKGDFVGIGINFYTYKDTVTVIRPVSGGPSDKAGIKGGDRIIMANGDSIFGGHWTNDEIIDKLKGEEGSKVTLKIKRKGVDKLLEFKVKRGIIPIKSVDAAYMLTNNLGYIKVNRFAESTYKEFKKALDKLQEQGATKLALDLRDNPGGFLGIAEQIVDEFLEDDKLILFTKNNKGKIEKSFATGKGDFEEGEVYILINESSASASEIVAGALQDNDKGTIIGRRSYGKGLVQREMSLGDGSAIRLTVSRYYTPTGRSIQRPYDLGNNKEYYSDYYKRLSSGELDHPESMKIADSLKFTTPKGKVVYGGGGIIPDIFIPLNTSAQNETLNYIKRRGYMSNFVFEELDRDRQVYDGLDAKEYIQNFYITDDVILKFQDYLNLKEQTNLTFVAYHDQIRRMIKSELGAQLYGSTVAEKILNEDDEMIEEVILLSRGAKDFGLHIFEEEDVEE
- a CDS encoding dCMP deaminase family protein — protein: MPKKKQLRYDKAYLRIAQEWGKLSHCKRKQVGALIVKDRMIISDGYNGTPTGFENYCEDDEGYTKWYVLHAEANAILKVASSTQTCKGATLYITLSPCKECSKLIHQAGIIRVVYSQDYKDNSGLQFLEKAGIALELIEDVNA
- a CDS encoding HupE/UreJ family protein produces the protein MIDAFLSNFKDGVYHVLNLNAYHHILFLVALTVPYLFKDWKRVFMLITVFTLGHCVSLGLTTYNVINVNSRLIAFLIPLTILIVAVYNIFTSGKKAQSDKVGLLFFAALFFGLIHGLGFVGVFERMVSNTENKFVALLEMGLGIEVGQIVIVFIILFISFLCQTIFRFSKRDWVIVISAIVLGFVLHILLLSQVFS
- the dinB gene encoding DNA polymerase IV, which encodes MNHNRSIVHMDLDTFFVSCERLLDSRLDGKPVLIGGTSDRGVVASCSYEARKFGIHSAMPMRLAKQLCPEAVILRGNSGVYTKFSESVTEVIKESVPLYEKTSIDEFYIDLSGMDKFFGCHKLASELRQRIIKETGLPISFGLSLNKTVSKIATGEAKPNNEIRILSGNEKPFLAPLSVKKIPMVGNVTYKALCDLGVKQIRTVQEMPMELMQKVLGKNGLSIWQKANGIDNSPVIQYHERKSISTERTFNKDTTDVLKLKGIVIAMAENLAYQLRRGNKLTACVTFKIRYSDFQTHTQQQRIPYSSMDHNIIPIVLDLYNKLYNRRLLVRLVGVKFSHLVEGGHQIHLFEDDEKLLHLSLAIDKMRERYGDRAVINAAGMEAKTISRWNPFNGEPPPLLANRRQ